A stretch of the Tistrella bauzanensis genome encodes the following:
- a CDS encoding helix-turn-helix transcriptional regulator, with the protein MATRHPFPATTAPPGAQPGEIPVSRLIAGCAPTPGAADWQVTRLVLEDGVEAVHWFGQFDRETCFALHDDSNRVHFSFTGRLDGAARCCFHDGHGRRDHDIRADAGCISFGRGHHGSYHQRGTLENVTVMVRPDILRSWDGMLDPALDRALTAERCFLDGHRGRDLADTAHGLGRALRAAGDAALGTGTPARPSATRHPLWFRAQGLALVGLFLDARRAVPAAPPSSSGDRLRLRRARDLLLADLSEPPGLPALARATGMSVTRLERGFRQLFGASVYGLFQQERMADARRRLLDGGENVTRIAVELGYTNTSHFAAAFRKQYGVNPSALKRRG; encoded by the coding sequence ATGGCCACCAGACACCCGTTCCCTGCCACGACCGCCCCGCCCGGCGCCCAACCCGGCGAGATCCCGGTGTCGCGGCTGATTGCCGGCTGCGCCCCAACGCCCGGCGCTGCTGACTGGCAGGTCACCCGGCTGGTGCTGGAAGACGGGGTGGAGGCGGTGCACTGGTTCGGCCAGTTCGACCGCGAGACCTGTTTCGCGCTGCACGACGACAGCAATCGGGTGCATTTCAGCTTCACCGGCCGGCTCGACGGCGCCGCGCGCTGCTGCTTCCACGACGGCCATGGCCGGAGGGACCACGACATCCGCGCCGATGCCGGCTGCATCAGCTTCGGCCGCGGCCATCACGGCAGCTATCATCAGCGGGGCACGCTTGAGAATGTCACCGTGATGGTCCGCCCCGACATTCTGCGGAGCTGGGACGGCATGCTCGATCCGGCGCTCGACCGGGCGCTCACGGCCGAACGCTGTTTCCTGGACGGCCACCGTGGCCGCGATCTCGCCGACACCGCCCATGGCCTGGGCCGGGCCTTGCGGGCCGCCGGCGATGCGGCACTCGGCACCGGGACGCCGGCCCGGCCATCGGCAACCCGCCATCCACTGTGGTTCCGCGCCCAGGGGCTGGCGCTGGTCGGCTTGTTTCTGGACGCCCGCCGCGCGGTTCCGGCCGCCCCGCCCTCGTCATCGGGCGACCGGCTGCGCCTGCGCCGGGCCCGCGATCTGCTGCTGGCCGACCTGTCGGAACCACCGGGGCTGCCGGCGCTCGCCCGCGCCACCGGCATGAGCGTGACCCGGCTGGAACGGGGCTTCCGCCAGCTTTTCGGCGCCAGCGTCTATGGCCTGTTCCAACAGGAACGCATGGCCGATGCCCGGCGCCGCCTGCTCGACGGCGGCGAGAACGTCACCCGGATCGCGGTCGAGCTTGGCTATACCAACACCAGCCATTTCGCCGCCGCCTTCCGCAAGCAATACGGCGTGAACCCCTCGGCCCTGAAGCGTCGCGGCTGA